A single region of the Massilia sp. erpn genome encodes:
- the fliI gene encoding flagellar protein export ATPase FliI, whose translation MIADALRKLELDEVPLATPTGRLVGASGLLLEAVGCPLYTGQRCQIETVDGSWLDAQVVGFRDKLSFLMPFKKAAGLTTGARVLPGSDKLSLQIGPGWLGRMVNGLGEPIDGLGKLGGDFPLEMQPPRVHPLKKKPVTEPLDVGVRAINAMLTLGQGQRVGLMAGSGVGKSVLLGLITRQTVADVVVVGLIGERSREVREFVEMSLGPDGLRKAVLVIAPADESPLMRIMATELCHSIAAHFRDQGKNVLLLVDSLTRYAMALREVALALGEPPATKGYPPSVFSNLPQLVESAGNGENQDGSMSAIYTVLAEGDDQQDPVVDTARAILDGHIVLTRELAERGHYPAIDVAASISRCMNHVISKEHMQAARALKATMARHERVRDLIPLGAYVPGADPVTDRAVNLHPHIEEFLCQGTKEAAPYLPCVEELERLMA comes from the coding sequence ATGATAGCCGATGCCTTGCGCAAGCTGGAGCTGGATGAAGTACCGCTGGCGACCCCGACGGGCCGCCTGGTGGGCGCCTCCGGCTTGCTGCTCGAGGCCGTCGGCTGCCCGCTGTACACCGGCCAGCGTTGCCAGATCGAGACGGTCGACGGCAGCTGGCTCGATGCGCAAGTGGTGGGCTTCCGTGACAAGCTATCGTTTTTAATGCCGTTCAAGAAGGCGGCCGGCCTGACCACCGGCGCGCGCGTGCTGCCCGGCTCGGACAAGCTCAGCCTGCAGATCGGTCCCGGCTGGCTGGGCCGCATGGTCAATGGCCTGGGCGAGCCGATCGACGGCTTGGGCAAGCTGGGCGGCGACTTTCCGCTCGAGATGCAGCCGCCGCGCGTGCATCCCCTGAAGAAAAAACCCGTCACCGAACCGCTCGATGTGGGCGTGCGCGCCATCAATGCCATGCTGACCCTGGGCCAGGGCCAGCGCGTGGGCCTGATGGCCGGTTCCGGCGTCGGCAAATCCGTGCTGCTGGGCTTGATCACGCGCCAGACCGTGGCCGATGTGGTGGTGGTCGGCCTGATCGGCGAACGTTCGCGCGAGGTGCGCGAATTCGTCGAAATGTCGCTCGGGCCGGATGGCTTGCGCAAGGCCGTGCTGGTGATCGCGCCGGCCGACGAGTCGCCGCTGATGCGCATCATGGCCACCGAGCTGTGCCATTCGATCGCCGCCCATTTCCGCGACCAGGGCAAGAATGTCCTGCTGCTGGTCGATTCCCTCACCCGTTACGCCATGGCCTTGCGCGAAGTGGCGCTGGCCCTGGGCGAGCCGCCCGCCACCAAGGGTTATCCGCCGTCCGTGTTTTCCAATCTGCCGCAGCTGGTGGAATCGGCCGGCAACGGCGAAAACCAGGACGGCAGCATGAGCGCCATCTACACCGTGCTGGCCGAAGGCGACGACCAGCAAGACCCGGTGGTCGATACCGCGCGCGCCATCCTCGACGGCCACATCGTGCTCACGCGCGAATTGGCCGAACGGGGCCACTACCCGGCCATCGACGTCGCCGCCTCGATCAGCCGCTGCATGAACCATGTGATCAGCAAGGAACATATGCAGGCGGCGCGCGCACTCAAGGCGACGATGGCGCGCCACGAACGGGTGCGCGACCTGATTCCGCTGGGCGCCTACGTGCCCGGCGCCGACCCGGTGACCGACCGGGCCGTCAACCTGCATCCCCACATCGAAGAATTCCTGTGCCAGGGCACCAAGGAAGCGGCGCCCTATCTCCCCTGCGTGGAAGAACTTGAAAGGCTGATGGCATGA
- the fliH gene encoding flagellar assembly protein FliH, whose amino-acid sequence MKQFRPYRFPPLAQFTPPPSLRNGAHGGVQVDSAQWQASLSEGFEQGQREGYEAGLQRGQDDGFEAGRSAGTEQGREEGRQEVLAGFEHAARPVDAMLKSLKKLRADYRAAQRKEVVDLVAKVARQVIRAELALQPVQIMALVDETLASMPPTREEIDVFLNPEEMRRINELDPKRAKRWNLIADARLEVGECRIKAGDSEVDAGCHQRLAAVMEQVDNQLQAADTGDEAESEE is encoded by the coding sequence ATGAAGCAATTCCGTCCCTACCGCTTCCCGCCGCTGGCCCAGTTCACGCCGCCGCCCTCGCTGCGCAACGGCGCCCATGGCGGCGTGCAAGTCGATTCGGCCCAGTGGCAGGCTTCGCTCAGCGAAGGTTTCGAGCAGGGCCAGCGCGAAGGCTATGAGGCCGGCTTGCAGCGCGGCCAGGACGACGGTTTCGAGGCCGGCCGCAGCGCCGGCACCGAACAGGGCCGCGAAGAAGGCCGACAGGAAGTGCTGGCCGGCTTCGAGCATGCCGCGCGCCCGGTCGACGCCATGCTGAAGAGCTTGAAAAAGCTGCGCGCCGATTACCGCGCCGCCCAGCGTAAGGAAGTGGTGGACCTGGTGGCCAAGGTGGCGCGCCAGGTGATCCGCGCCGAGCTGGCGCTGCAGCCGGTGCAGATCATGGCCCTGGTCGACGAGACCCTGGCCTCGATGCCGCCGACGCGCGAAGAGATCGATGTGTTCCTGAATCCAGAAGAGATGCGCCGCATCAACGAACTCGATCCGAAACGCGCCAAGCGCTGGAACCTGATCGCCGACGCCCGCCTGGAAGTGGGCGAATGCCGCATCAAGGCTGGCGACAGTGAAGTTGATGCCGGCTGTCATCAGCGGCTTGCCGCGGTCATGGAACAGGTCGATAATCAGTTACAGGCCGCCGATACCGGCGATGAAGCCGAGAGTGAAGAATGA
- a CDS encoding flagellar motor switch protein FliG, whose translation MADLTHLNDDVADGLLSPVEQAAIVLLSIGEEPAAAVLRCLSREELLEVTQVMSRMSGIKVESVKLAMQTFFDDYRQQSGVHGASRSYLKRSLDLALGGDIANTVLNNIYGDELRPKMARLQWASAKWLADYIANEHVRMQAVFLAFLPPTLAGQILDALPLEGRDLVLLNLARLDEIDRDLLAELDELVNRCLSSFDMQSTSVEGVRQVAEILNRLPGNRAQIVELLRAHDPEVVEQIELSMYDFLILSTQTEVTLTRIIEEVPLEQWAIALKGAELSIRDAVLRTMPKRQAQAFEDMMRRAGPVPLSRIESTRQEIMGTVKALADAGEVEVQLFAETVVE comes from the coding sequence ATGGCCGATCTCACTCACCTCAATGATGACGTCGCCGATGGCTTGCTGAGCCCGGTGGAACAGGCAGCCATCGTGCTGCTGAGCATAGGCGAAGAGCCGGCTGCGGCCGTGCTGCGCTGCCTGTCGCGCGAAGAGCTGCTCGAAGTGACGCAAGTGATGTCGCGCATGAGTGGCATCAAGGTCGAATCGGTCAAGCTGGCCATGCAGACCTTCTTCGACGATTACCGCCAGCAGTCGGGCGTGCATGGCGCCTCGCGCAGCTACCTCAAGCGCTCGCTCGACCTGGCGCTGGGCGGCGATATCGCAAACACCGTGCTCAACAATATCTACGGCGACGAGCTGCGCCCGAAAATGGCGCGCCTGCAGTGGGCCTCGGCCAAATGGCTGGCCGACTACATTGCCAACGAGCACGTGCGCATGCAGGCGGTCTTCCTGGCCTTCCTGCCGCCCACCCTGGCCGGCCAGATCCTCGACGCCCTGCCGCTGGAAGGACGCGACCTGGTGCTGTTGAACCTGGCGCGCCTGGATGAGATCGACCGCGACCTGCTGGCCGAACTCGACGAGCTGGTCAACCGCTGCCTGAGCAGTTTCGACATGCAGAGCACCAGCGTGGAAGGCGTGCGCCAGGTGGCCGAGATCCTCAACCGCCTGCCCGGCAACCGCGCCCAGATCGTCGAACTGCTGCGCGCCCACGATCCGGAAGTGGTGGAGCAGATCGAGCTGTCGATGTACGACTTCCTCATCCTCTCGACCCAGACCGAAGTCACCCTCACCCGCATCATCGAGGAAGTGCCGCTGGAACAGTGGGCCATCGCGCTCAAGGGCGCCGAGCTGTCGATCCGCGACGCCGTGCTGCGTACCATGCCGAAACGCCAGGCGCAAGCGTTCGAGGACATGATGCGCCGCGCCGGCCCGGTACCGCTGTCGCGCATCGAATCGACGCGCCAGGAAATCATGGGTACCGTCAAGGCCCTGGCCGACGCCGGCGAAGTCGAAGTGCAGCTGTTCGCCGAAACGGTGGTCGAATGA
- the fliF gene encoding flagellar basal-body MS-ring/collar protein FliF yields the protein MINTLKSAFGRWRSDNPDAAPALSPALLKTLYPLLVLAIGITALVLMFLWKDQSAYKPVFGAREKVAAADMMHVLDAENIPYRVHPDSGQVMVPEGMLGKVRMLLASKGVTAQLPAGLELMDKNDPLGVSQFVQDVRFRRGLEGELAQSIMTLDAIASARVHLSIAKSTSFVSSDGDKSSASVVVATKPGRQLSPETIAAVVNMVAGSVASLNPARVSLVDQAGNLLSSHVDLADGYDANAANSESGKRIQDEIRGNIKGLLGPIVGDDNFRISVTAAVDNDKVEETVEKYGETPKVTSEAMRDEQDRNRMVMGVPGTLSNRPPQQAADAAGNPAPNTAAPGAAPGAAGAAAGALPDGTARKNATTRQYAYDRSITQTKRARGRLERQSVAVVLAHAAAPTPKTGWSANELANIDKVLRNGLGINTERGDTLVVTAMNFPPKAAEVPWWQERDNVVDFSAWIGYAVAALLGYLLLARPLLRLLTARFAPAKPRTAAERRAINATTVGSAAGEGAALPGAAGTTPAATAAALGAPEGVVSEKAGELDGAGMPVVPLLENYDLPPTGSSVDVMVDHLKVLAEKEPERVAEVVKQWMQKNGRSHSPQ from the coding sequence GTGATCAACACCCTCAAGTCCGCTTTCGGACGCTGGCGCTCCGACAATCCGGATGCGGCGCCCGCGCTCTCCCCTGCCCTGCTGAAAACCCTGTATCCGCTGCTGGTGCTGGCCATCGGCATCACCGCCCTGGTGCTGATGTTCCTCTGGAAGGACCAGTCCGCCTACAAGCCCGTCTTCGGCGCGCGCGAAAAGGTGGCGGCGGCCGATATGATGCATGTGCTCGATGCCGAGAACATCCCCTACCGCGTCCACCCCGACAGCGGCCAGGTGATGGTGCCGGAAGGCATGCTAGGCAAGGTGCGCATGCTGCTTGCCTCGAAGGGTGTGACGGCGCAGCTGCCGGCCGGCCTGGAGCTGATGGACAAGAATGACCCGCTGGGCGTCTCCCAGTTCGTCCAGGACGTGCGCTTCCGGCGCGGCCTGGAAGGCGAGCTGGCGCAATCGATCATGACCCTGGATGCCATCGCCAGCGCGCGCGTCCACCTGTCGATCGCCAAATCGACCTCGTTCGTGTCGAGCGACGGCGACAAGTCGTCGGCCTCGGTGGTGGTGGCCACCAAGCCGGGCCGCCAGCTCAGTCCCGAAACCATCGCCGCCGTCGTGAATATGGTGGCCGGCAGCGTGGCCAGCCTGAATCCGGCGCGCGTGAGCCTGGTCGACCAGGCCGGCAACCTGCTGTCCTCGCATGTCGACCTGGCCGACGGCTATGACGCCAACGCCGCCAATAGCGAGAGCGGCAAGCGCATCCAGGATGAAATCCGCGGCAATATCAAGGGCTTGCTCGGTCCGATCGTGGGCGACGACAATTTCCGCATCAGCGTCACGGCCGCCGTCGACAACGACAAGGTGGAAGAAACGGTGGAGAAATACGGCGAAACGCCGAAAGTCACCAGCGAAGCCATGCGCGACGAGCAAGACCGCAACCGCATGGTGATGGGCGTGCCCGGCACCCTGTCCAACCGTCCGCCGCAGCAGGCTGCCGATGCCGCCGGCAATCCGGCGCCGAATACGGCCGCGCCGGGCGCCGCCCCGGGGGCTGCCGGCGCCGCAGCGGGCGCCCTGCCCGACGGCACGGCGCGCAAGAACGCTACCACGCGTCAATATGCGTATGACCGCAGCATCACCCAGACCAAGCGTGCGCGCGGCCGCCTGGAACGCCAGAGCGTGGCCGTGGTGCTGGCCCATGCCGCCGCGCCGACGCCGAAAACCGGCTGGAGCGCCAACGAACTGGCCAATATCGACAAGGTGCTGCGCAATGGCCTGGGCATCAATACCGAACGCGGCGACACCCTGGTGGTGACGGCCATGAACTTCCCGCCGAAAGCGGCCGAAGTGCCATGGTGGCAGGAACGCGACAATGTGGTCGATTTCAGCGCCTGGATCGGCTACGCCGTGGCCGCCCTGCTCGGCTATCTGCTGCTGGCCCGTCCGCTGCTGCGCCTGCTCACCGCCCGCTTCGCTCCGGCCAAGCCGCGCACGGCCGCCGAACGCCGCGCCATCAACGCCACCACGGTGGGCAGCGCTGCCGGCGAAGGCGCAGCCCTGCCGGGCGCGGCCGGCACCACCCCAGCCGCCACGGCGGCCGCCCTCGGCGCGCCGGAAGGTGTGGTCAGCGAGAAGGCCGGCGAACTCGATGGGGCCGGCATGCCGGTGGTGCCGCTGCTGGAAAATTACGATCTGCCCCCTACCGGCTCGTCGGTCGACGTCATGGTCGACCACCTGAAGGTACTGGCAGAGAAAGAGCCCGAACGCGTGGCAGAAGTCGTCAAACAATGGATGCAGAAAAATGGCCGATCTCACTCACCTCAATGA
- a CDS encoding flagellar hook-basal body complex protein FliE, with protein sequence MANEIAGLIKADLASLANAAADLAHQAAPVAPAAQFGPTAAQPASFAQSMQDAVAGVNAADQAAGQAMADVDAGRSNDLVGAMLASQEASLSFSMLMQVRNKVMGAVDELIKLPL encoded by the coding sequence ATGGCAAATGAAATCGCTGGCCTGATCAAGGCCGATCTGGCGTCGCTGGCCAATGCGGCCGCCGACCTCGCGCACCAGGCCGCGCCCGTGGCACCGGCCGCCCAATTCGGCCCCACCGCCGCCCAACCCGCTTCCTTCGCCCAGTCGATGCAAGACGCCGTGGCCGGCGTCAACGCGGCCGACCAGGCCGCCGGCCAGGCCATGGCCGACGTCGATGCCGGCCGCTCCAACGACCTGGTCGGCGCCATGCTCGCCAGCCAGGAAGCCAGCCTGTCCTTCTCGATGTTGATGCAAGTGCGCAACAAGGTGATGGGCGCGGTTGATGAACTGATCAAGCTCCCGCTGTAA
- a CDS encoding FliM/FliN family flagellar motor switch protein, translated as MLGRPVHRLPVFAGQLREDLVQAMRLAMNRRYWGSMQVSDVAFSRLDGSEAARRWLNFSAPAGNLSFAIERKVLLSILNYRYGRGKGAEAVPDEDQVRVTATEERLAVVLGQQLAGTLAGRIEVNLPPSDKPAAEEIKPLPSVQPPRGSWIITVSVSEAASGLTGSVWFALDKTMMSDVLRGLLPERESKRGGKSAPPLASRLQVGLNGRLVSKEITLGALFDLNVGDVIPVSLHRADVLLEESRLFTAAVTEHKGKLCLTSFEDIE; from the coding sequence TTGCTGGGGCGCCCCGTCCACCGCCTGCCCGTGTTTGCCGGCCAGTTGCGTGAGGATCTGGTGCAGGCCATGCGCCTGGCCATGAACCGGCGCTACTGGGGCAGCATGCAGGTCAGCGACGTGGCGTTCAGCCGCCTCGACGGCAGCGAGGCAGCGCGCCGCTGGCTCAACTTCTCGGCCCCGGCCGGCAACCTGTCCTTCGCCATCGAGCGCAAGGTTCTGCTTAGTATTCTCAACTACCGTTACGGCCGCGGCAAGGGCGCCGAAGCCGTGCCCGACGAGGACCAGGTGCGCGTCACAGCGACCGAAGAGCGCTTGGCTGTTGTTTTGGGGCAACAGCTAGCCGGCACCCTGGCCGGCCGCATCGAAGTCAACCTGCCGCCCAGCGACAAGCCGGCGGCCGAAGAGATCAAACCGCTGCCCTCGGTGCAGCCGCCGCGCGGCAGCTGGATCATCACCGTCAGCGTCAGCGAAGCGGCCAGCGGCTTGACCGGCAGCGTCTGGTTTGCGCTGGACAAGACCATGATGTCGGACGTGCTGCGCGGCCTGCTGCCCGAGCGCGAGAGCAAGCGCGGCGGCAAGAGCGCGCCGCCGCTGGCGAGCCGCCTGCAGGTGGGCTTGAACGGGCGCCTGGTGAGCAAGGAAATCACGCTGGGCGCCTTGTTCGACCTGAACGTGGGCGATGTGATTCCGGTCAGCCTGCACCGTGCCGATGTTCTGCTGGAAGAATCGCGCCTGTTCACGGCCGCCGTGACCGAGCACAAGGGAAAACTCTGCCTAACCTCTTTTGAAGATATCGAATGA
- a CDS encoding FliM/FliN family flagellar motor switch protein: MNVNPNSASDALLDDMSEEMIIDQVSHELAEAPLAAPKRDLPAMMRKIPVTLTLEVGSARISLEELMQIGPDSVVELDVLAGEPLVIKVNGTAIGRAEVVVAGENYGLKVVDLDGLNLDMMAP, from the coding sequence ATGAATGTAAATCCCAATAGCGCCAGCGACGCCCTGCTGGATGATATGTCGGAAGAGATGATCATCGACCAGGTCAGCCATGAACTGGCCGAGGCGCCGCTGGCCGCGCCCAAGCGCGATCTGCCAGCCATGATGCGCAAGATTCCCGTGACCCTGACCCTGGAAGTGGGCTCGGCCCGCATCTCGCTCGAAGAGCTGATGCAGATCGGCCCCGACAGCGTGGTCGAACTCGACGTGCTGGCCGGCGAACCGTTGGTGATCAAGGTCAACGGCACGGCCATCGGCCGCGCCGAAGTGGTGGTGGCGGGCGAGAATTATGGTTTGAAAGTGGTGGATCTGGACGGCCTCAATCTGGACATGATGGCGCCATGA
- the fliP gene encoding flagellar type III secretion system pore protein FliP (The bacterial flagellar biogenesis protein FliP forms a type III secretion system (T3SS)-type pore required for flagellar assembly.), producing the protein MTVRRLPGLARSRLGLAVGAVAGAFLLLGVCASAQAQDLLANVVPGAKTDLSVKMQILVIMTLLGLLPILIMMMTSFTRFVIVLSLLRQALGLQQGLPSRVVTGVALILTLLVMKPIGDQVWRDAFLPYDQDKIGLQEALKLAEKPISRFMLAQTSKASLKQIAHLAGEDHVATPAEHGFTVKLAAFVLSELKTAFQIGCMLFIPFLIIDLVVSSVLMAMGMMMLSPLVISLPFKLLLFVLVDGWTLTVNTLVTSIQAY; encoded by the coding sequence ATGACCGTGCGCCGCCTTCCTGGCCTGGCCCGTTCGCGGCTGGGCCTTGCTGTGGGCGCCGTCGCGGGCGCCTTCTTGTTGTTGGGTGTCTGCGCCAGCGCGCAGGCCCAGGATCTGCTGGCCAATGTGGTGCCGGGCGCCAAGACCGACCTGTCGGTGAAGATGCAGATCCTGGTCATCATGACCTTGCTGGGCCTCCTGCCCATCCTGATCATGATGATGACCAGCTTTACCCGTTTCGTCATCGTGCTGTCGCTGCTGCGCCAGGCCCTGGGCCTGCAGCAGGGCTTGCCCAGCCGCGTGGTGACCGGTGTCGCCCTGATTCTCACCCTGCTGGTGATGAAACCGATCGGTGACCAGGTCTGGCGCGACGCCTTCCTGCCCTACGACCAGGACAAGATCGGCCTGCAGGAAGCGCTCAAACTGGCTGAAAAACCCATTTCGCGTTTCATGCTGGCCCAGACCAGCAAGGCTTCGCTGAAGCAGATCGCCCACCTGGCTGGCGAAGACCATGTGGCCACGCCGGCCGAACACGGCTTTACCGTCAAGCTGGCCGCCTTCGTGCTGTCCGAACTGAAGACCGCCTTCCAGATCGGCTGCATGCTGTTCATTCCCTTCCTGATCATCGACCTGGTGGTGTCTTCGGTGCTGATGGCCATGGGCATGATGATGCTCTCGCCGCTGGTCATTTCGCTGCCGTTCAAGCTCTTGCTGTTCGTGCTGGTCGACGGCTGGACCCTGACGGTGAATACGCTCGTGACGAGCATCCAGGCTTACTGA
- the fliQ gene encoding flagellar biosynthesis protein FliQ: MLTPEIAVDLIIEALHMVMIMVMVLVVPGLITGLLVSLVQAATQINEQTLSFLPRLIVTLLAIILTGRWMAGYLMDYCVSIFTRAATLVG; this comes from the coding sequence ATGCTGACTCCTGAAATCGCAGTCGACCTGATCATCGAAGCCCTGCATATGGTGATGATCATGGTCATGGTGCTGGTGGTGCCGGGCCTGATCACCGGCTTGCTGGTGTCGCTGGTGCAGGCCGCCACCCAGATCAATGAACAGACGCTGAGCTTCCTGCCGCGCCTGATCGTGACCCTGCTCGCCATCATCCTGACCGGGCGCTGGATGGCCGGCTATCTGATGGACTATTGCGTGTCTATCTTCACCCGCGCCGCCACCCTGGTCGGCTAG
- a CDS encoding flagellar biosynthetic protein FliR: MEALLAQLLPWLNALWWPFVRVLAFLSAAPVLGEAMVPVTVRILVSLVLAVVMLPLTQGALTIDPLSLQAVAATLEQAVIGGVLGLAFHFTMSVIMLLGFVVSSQMGLSLAVMNDPLNGQSSDVVSSLLLMMTIIIFFSVDGHLVLAGVIGASFQAWPLGAGWPGPLLLQTVAFNVAWIFSAAMLLAIPIVFATVVVQLGFGFLNRVAPTLNLFSLGFAVITIFGLLMLGQVVRSIPNHYVRMANQILDMIQVQMRAAGHG; this comes from the coding sequence ATGGAAGCCCTCCTGGCCCAGTTGCTGCCTTGGCTGAACGCCCTGTGGTGGCCTTTCGTGCGCGTGCTGGCCTTCCTCTCGGCCGCGCCGGTGCTGGGCGAGGCCATGGTGCCGGTCACGGTGCGCATCCTGGTGTCCCTGGTGCTGGCCGTGGTCATGCTGCCGCTGACCCAGGGCGCGCTGACCATCGATCCCTTGTCGCTGCAGGCGGTGGCCGCCACGCTGGAGCAGGCCGTCATCGGCGGCGTGCTGGGCCTGGCCTTCCATTTCACCATGTCGGTCATCATGCTGCTGGGCTTCGTGGTGTCGAGCCAGATGGGCCTGTCGCTGGCGGTGATGAACGACCCGCTCAACGGCCAGTCCTCGGACGTGGTCTCGTCCCTGCTGCTGATGATGACCATCATCATCTTCTTCAGCGTCGACGGCCACCTGGTGCTGGCCGGCGTGATCGGCGCCAGCTTCCAGGCCTGGCCTTTGGGCGCCGGCTGGCCCGGCCCTTTGCTGCTGCAGACCGTGGCCTTCAATGTGGCCTGGATCTTCTCGGCCGCCATGCTGCTCGCCATTCCCATCGTGTTTGCCACCGTGGTGGTGCAACTGGGTTTCGGCTTCCTCAACCGCGTGGCGCCGACCCTGAACCTGTTCTCGCTCGGCTTCGCGGTGATCACGATTTTCGGTCTGCTGATGCTGGGGCAGGTGGTGCGTTCCATTCCCAACCACTATGTACGCATGGCGAACCAGATCCTGGACATGATCCAGGTGCAGATGCGGGCGGCGGGCCATGGCTGA
- the flhB gene encoding flagellar type III secretion system protein FlhB: protein MAESGGDKTEKPSQQKLKKARSEGQVVRSRDLATAIGILVSLKLFVWLLPMYLLEFREIFLQSFASLNSEGAIDNTMSQVFLSAVLLLVKMILPLFVVPLFIVLGGLVPGGWTMSFKNWMPKFERLSPAANLGRTFSGKHGFELLVSIAKAGVLLWVLAHVARSTVGDYARLQAMPLNEAMLQGSGLMLDGLMSLVFIFILFAVVDVPAQAFFFTQGQRMSKQELKEEYKSNEGRPEVRQRIRQLQRALAQRSARKTVPTADVVIVNPEHYAVALKYDEKRAEAPFVVAKGVDEVALYIRQIAAEFKIEVLPLPPLARAIYNTSQVNQQIPVPLYQAVSQVLHYVLQLKAFRAGQRQGEPLFPNQVSVPTSMSEVSPS, encoded by the coding sequence ATGGCTGAATCGGGCGGCGATAAAACCGAAAAGCCCTCACAGCAGAAGCTGAAGAAGGCGCGCTCGGAAGGGCAGGTGGTGCGTTCGCGCGACCTGGCCACGGCTATCGGCATCCTGGTCAGCCTCAAGCTCTTCGTCTGGCTGTTGCCCATGTACCTGCTGGAGTTCCGCGAAATCTTCCTGCAAAGCTTTGCCTCGCTGAATAGCGAAGGCGCCATCGACAACACTATGAGCCAGGTCTTCCTCAGCGCCGTGCTGCTCTTGGTGAAAATGATCCTGCCGCTGTTCGTCGTGCCGCTGTTCATCGTGCTGGGCGGCCTGGTGCCGGGCGGCTGGACCATGTCCTTCAAGAACTGGATGCCCAAGTTCGAACGCCTGAGCCCGGCCGCCAACCTGGGCCGCACCTTCTCCGGCAAGCACGGCTTCGAGCTGCTGGTCTCGATCGCCAAGGCCGGCGTGCTGCTGTGGGTGCTGGCCCATGTGGCGCGCTCCACCGTGGGCGACTATGCGCGCCTGCAAGCCATGCCGCTCAACGAAGCCATGCTGCAAGGCTCGGGCCTGATGCTCGACGGCCTGATGTCGCTGGTGTTCATCTTCATCCTGTTCGCCGTGGTCGACGTGCCGGCCCAGGCCTTCTTCTTCACCCAGGGCCAGCGCATGAGCAAGCAGGAGCTCAAGGAAGAATACAAGAGCAATGAGGGCCGGCCCGAGGTGCGCCAGCGCATCCGCCAGCTGCAGCGCGCCCTGGCCCAGCGCAGCGCGCGCAAGACCGTGCCCACGGCCGACGTGGTGATCGTCAATCCGGAGCACTACGCGGTGGCCTTGAAATACGACGAGAAGCGTGCCGAAGCGCCGTTCGTGGTGGCCAAGGGCGTCGACGAGGTGGCGCTCTACATCCGCCAGATCGCCGCCGAGTTCAAGATCGAGGTGCTGCCATTGCCGCCCCTGGCCCGCGCCATCTACAATACCAGCCAGGTTAACCAGCAGATACCGGTGCCCCTATACCAGGCGGTATCGCAGGTGCTGCACTATGTGCTGCAACTGAAGGCCTTCCGCGCCGGCCAGCGCCAGGGCGAACCGCTGTTCCCGAATCAAGTTTCCGTACCAACATCCATGAGTGAGGTTTCGCCGTCATGA